One Desulfovibrio fairfieldensis genomic window carries:
- a CDS encoding FeoA family protein — protein sequence MSQIVSLRQMHVGQQGKIATVEALGEMNRRIRDMGLIPGTTVSVVGRAPLKDPVALRLSGVTISLRNSEADYIKVDVSGVAR from the coding sequence ATGAGTCAGATTGTCAGTCTCCGTCAGATGCACGTGGGCCAACAGGGGAAGATCGCCACAGTGGAGGCGCTGGGCGAAATGAACCGGCGCATTCGCGACATGGGCCTGATTCCCGGCACCACCGTTTCCGTGGTGGGACGCGCGCCGCTCAAAGATCCGGTGGCCCTGCGCCTTTCCGGGGTGACCATTTCCCTGCGCAACAGCGAGGCGGACTACATCAAGGTCGATGTGTCCGGCGTGGCCCGCTAA
- a CDS encoding DUF6110 family protein produces MNSGIKFGLIFLGGIAFGALGAVALSKGKLNLKPVAADLISRGMDVKDALMSKVEAVKEDMEDLAAEARQASEKRKAAKESQETEQAQA; encoded by the coding sequence ATGAACAGCGGCATCAAATTCGGACTGATTTTTCTGGGCGGCATAGCCTTTGGCGCGCTGGGCGCCGTGGCCTTGAGCAAGGGCAAGCTGAACCTCAAGCCCGTGGCCGCCGACCTGATCAGCCGGGGCATGGATGTGAAAGACGCCCTGATGAGCAAGGTGGAAGCGGTCAAGGAAGACATGGAAGACCTCGCCGCTGAAGCCCGTCAGGCTTCGGAAAAGCGCAAGGCGGCCAAAGAGAGCCAGGAAACCGAGCAAGCCCAGGCCTAA
- a CDS encoding heavy metal translocating P-type ATPase, with protein sequence MSFSIVHELQGLDGAAGRMRVRASRPLSPIPAADLARNLEELPGISGVHVNPRVGSLLFFYAGQESRVSALRLLAAHDAVDAVGDAGRADLPATTAELLPEEPPAGGLLPLVRFFIIRPFLPTVWRMVTSVATAVPFLLKGLGSLLRGRLSVEVLDAAAITVSLLMRDFRTVSVLTLLLGLGEALEYWTRRRSLDSLTESLALNVDSAWLLGEDGTEVSVPLGQVREGDLVVVRDGGSIPVDGIVEDGCALVNQSSMTGEPLGVPRGKGAAVFAGTVVEEGRLVIRVSQVGDGTRLRQVVTFIEQSEALKAGIQGKTERLADLAVPFTFGLAALVWLITRNPMRAASVLLVDYSCALKLATPLAVLAAMREGARHGMAIKGGRYLEALSDADTLVFDKTGTLTNATPKVVAVIPAAGHERDEVLRIMACLEEHFPHPVARAVVRKAQEEGLQHEEEHAQVEYVVAHGVASSLYGRKLRVGSRHYIEHDEGVDVSPMEAEIACQAAQGRSLLYLAEDGKLAGILAIEDPLRPEAAGVVETLRGMGFKRVLMLTGDDERTARAVAERAGITEFRAQVLPTDKAKVVQELTADGCKVLMVGDGINDAPALSASHVGVAMIDGTDLAREVANVLLTRPDLGGLIDARRLARSTLRRIHVNFAATLTLNSLFLAGGLFMLLQPGVSALLHNLTTLGVSLNAMRPHLRSTEAVAPVEDSPC encoded by the coding sequence ATGTCCTTTTCCATCGTCCATGAACTTCAGGGTCTCGACGGCGCCGCCGGCAGGATGCGCGTGCGCGCCAGCCGCCCCCTGTCCCCGATTCCGGCCGCCGACCTGGCCCGGAACCTGGAAGAACTGCCCGGCATCAGTGGGGTGCACGTCAACCCCCGCGTGGGCAGCCTGCTTTTTTTCTACGCCGGCCAGGAAAGCCGCGTGTCTGCCCTGCGCCTGCTGGCCGCCCATGATGCCGTGGACGCCGTGGGCGACGCGGGCCGCGCGGATCTCCCGGCCACCACGGCGGAGCTTCTGCCTGAAGAGCCGCCTGCGGGCGGCCTGTTGCCGCTGGTACGCTTTTTTATCATCCGTCCCTTTTTGCCCACGGTCTGGCGCATGGTCACCAGCGTCGCCACGGCCGTGCCTTTTTTGCTCAAGGGTCTCGGCTCCCTGCTGCGCGGCAGGCTCAGCGTGGAGGTGCTGGATGCGGCGGCCATCACCGTTTCGCTGCTTATGCGCGACTTCCGCACGGTCAGCGTGCTGACACTGCTGCTGGGACTGGGCGAGGCTCTGGAATACTGGACCCGCCGCCGCTCTCTGGACAGTCTGACCGAAAGCCTTGCCCTGAATGTGGACAGCGCCTGGCTGCTCGGCGAGGACGGCACGGAAGTCTCCGTGCCTCTGGGCCAGGTCCGCGAGGGCGATCTGGTGGTGGTGCGCGACGGCGGCTCCATCCCGGTGGACGGCATTGTGGAGGACGGCTGCGCGCTGGTCAATCAATCCTCCATGACCGGCGAACCGCTGGGCGTGCCGCGCGGCAAGGGCGCGGCGGTCTTTGCCGGAACCGTGGTGGAGGAAGGTCGTCTGGTGATCCGGGTCAGCCAGGTGGGCGACGGCACCCGCCTGCGCCAGGTGGTCACCTTCATTGAACAGTCCGAGGCGCTCAAGGCCGGCATCCAGGGCAAGACCGAACGGCTGGCCGATCTGGCCGTGCCCTTTACCTTCGGCCTGGCGGCACTGGTCTGGCTGATCACGCGCAATCCCATGCGCGCCGCTTCGGTGCTGCTGGTGGATTATTCCTGCGCGCTCAAACTGGCCACGCCCCTGGCCGTGCTGGCCGCCATGCGCGAGGGGGCGCGCCACGGCATGGCTATCAAGGGCGGTCGCTATCTGGAAGCCCTGAGCGATGCGGATACCCTGGTTTTCGACAAAACAGGCACGCTGACCAACGCCACCCCCAAGGTGGTTGCGGTCATTCCCGCCGCCGGGCATGAGCGGGACGAGGTCCTGCGGATCATGGCCTGCCTGGAAGAACATTTTCCCCATCCTGTGGCCCGCGCCGTGGTGCGCAAGGCCCAGGAAGAGGGCCTCCAGCATGAGGAAGAGCACGCCCAGGTGGAATACGTGGTGGCCCACGGCGTGGCGTCCTCCCTGTACGGCAGAAAGCTGCGGGTGGGCAGCCGCCACTATATTGAGCACGACGAGGGCGTGGACGTCTCGCCTATGGAGGCGGAGATCGCCTGCCAGGCGGCTCAAGGACGTTCCCTGCTCTATCTGGCCGAGGACGGCAAACTGGCCGGCATTCTGGCCATTGAAGACCCGTTGCGCCCCGAGGCCGCCGGAGTGGTGGAAACCCTGCGCGGCATGGGCTTCAAACGCGTGCTGATGCTCACCGGCGACGATGAGCGCACGGCACGGGCCGTGGCCGAGCGAGCGGGCATTACGGAATTCCGCGCCCAGGTCCTGCCCACGGACAAGGCCAAGGTGGTGCAGGAACTGACGGCCGACGGCTGCAAGGTGCTCATGGTGGGCGACGGCATCAACGACGCCCCGGCCCTTTCGGCCTCCCATGTGGGCGTGGCCATGATCGACGGCACGGATCTGGCGCGGGAAGTTGCCAATGTGCTGCTGACCAGGCCGGATCTGGGCGGGCTCATCGACGCGCGGCGGCTGGCCCGCAGCACCCTGCGCCGCATCCACGTGAACTTCGCGGCCACCCTGACCCTGAACAGCCTCTTTTTGGCGGGCGGCCTGTTCATGCTCTTGCAGCCCGGCGTCTCGGCCCTGCTGCATAACCTGACCACCTTGGGCGTGTCGCTCAACGCCATGCGCCCGCACCTGCGGAGCACCGAAGCCGTTGCCCCTGTGGAGGACAGCCCATGCTGA
- a CDS encoding HMA2 domain-containing protein — MLNSLRLLKYVTSFSDGRVRIRHPALRREAVAATAREKLAAIDGVLSVDFNTVSGSVLILYDSARLPKERLVAVGEAWADYLDAVQAGRPAHVPDC, encoded by the coding sequence ATGCTGAACAGCCTGCGCCTGCTCAAATACGTGACCAGTTTTTCGGACGGCCGGGTACGCATCCGTCACCCGGCCCTGCGCCGTGAAGCCGTGGCCGCCACGGCCAGAGAAAAACTGGCCGCCATTGACGGTGTGCTTTCCGTGGACTTCAATACCGTCAGCGGCTCGGTGCTGATTCTCTACGACAGCGCGCGCCTGCCCAAGGAGCGGCTTGTCGCCGTGGGCGAAGCCTGGGCCGATTATCTGGACGCGGTTCAGGCGGGCCGCCCGGCGCACGTGCCGGACTGTTGA
- a CDS encoding diaminopropionate ammonia-lyase, protein MRPVELALNARYAAQPDAAVPVPPSAFGPARARNVRGFHAGFPEYSPTPLCSLAGLAARLGLGRVLVKDESRRFGLKAFKGLGASWAVARILARRLNLPPDGLSRAALCGPEARDRLGEITLVTATDGNHGRGLAWAARQFGQRAVVFMPKGSAEARAAAIRALGAYCEITDLAYDDAVRHAAAHARAMGGVLVQDTAWDGYEEIPRWIMQGYTTLALEAREQMRAMGLTRPTHLLLQAGVGSFAAAVLSFFAVAGTEEGGPAPLAVIMEPHSADCIFRSIRSEDGRAHAAAGEMRTIMAGLACGEPSSLAWGILREHAFAAVACPDGLAANGMRMLAAPLPGDPALVSGESGAVGVGLLDYLARAPEAAAMRSALGLNESSVVLLISTEGDTEPDMYRRVVQDGACAFDFQSR, encoded by the coding sequence GTGCGTCCCGTGGAACTGGCGCTCAACGCCCGCTATGCCGCACAGCCGGATGCCGCCGTTCCGGTTCCGCCGTCCGCTTTCGGTCCGGCGCGGGCACGTAATGTCCGTGGTTTTCACGCCGGCTTCCCGGAATATAGCCCCACGCCCCTGTGCAGTCTGGCTGGCCTGGCCGCCCGGCTCGGTCTGGGCCGGGTCCTGGTCAAGGACGAATCCCGCCGTTTCGGGCTCAAGGCCTTCAAAGGGTTGGGCGCGTCCTGGGCCGTGGCCCGGATTCTGGCTCGCCGTCTGAATCTGCCGCCGGACGGTCTCAGCCGCGCGGCCCTTTGCGGGCCCGAGGCACGGGACCGGCTGGGAGAGATCACTCTTGTCACGGCCACGGACGGCAATCACGGGCGGGGCCTGGCCTGGGCCGCCCGGCAGTTCGGACAGCGGGCCGTGGTCTTCATGCCCAAAGGCTCGGCCGAGGCCAGAGCGGCGGCCATCCGCGCCTTGGGCGCATACTGTGAAATTACGGATCTGGCTTATGACGACGCGGTGCGCCATGCCGCCGCGCATGCGCGGGCTATGGGCGGCGTGCTGGTGCAGGACACGGCCTGGGACGGTTATGAGGAAATCCCGCGCTGGATCATGCAGGGCTACACGACCCTGGCTCTGGAAGCGCGGGAGCAGATGCGCGCCATGGGACTCACGCGGCCCACGCATCTGCTGTTGCAGGCGGGCGTGGGTTCCTTTGCCGCCGCCGTACTGAGTTTTTTCGCCGTTGCCGGCACGGAAGAGGGCGGTCCTGCCCCGCTGGCCGTCATTATGGAGCCGCACAGCGCCGATTGCATTTTCCGCTCCATTCGAAGTGAGGACGGCCGCGCCCATGCCGCGGCCGGGGAGATGCGCACCATCATGGCCGGTCTGGCCTGCGGCGAGCCCAGCAGCCTGGCCTGGGGGATTCTGCGGGAGCACGCTTTCGCGGCAGTGGCCTGTCCGGACGGCCTGGCGGCCAACGGCATGCGCATGCTGGCCGCGCCCCTGCCCGGCGATCCGGCGTTGGTTTCCGGCGAATCCGGAGCCGTGGGCGTGGGCCTGCTGGATTATCTGGCGCGCGCGCCGGAGGCGGCCGCCATGCGTTCGGCTCTGGGCTTGAACGAATCCTCGGTGGTGCTGCTGATCAGCACCGAGGGCGACACCGAACCGGACATGTACCGGCGGGTGGTCCAGGATGGCGCTTGCGCCTTTGATTTTCAGAGCCGTTAG
- a CDS encoding aminotransferase class I/II-fold pyridoxal phosphate-dependent enzyme → MRIPDFELEVFFGKHEFSAPHLLAQSDCEALSIAELLALEPDPAGAREAFLQTRLGYAENDGKPELRQAIARLYRNADNDRVLVQTGAQEGIFSCLNVLLEKGDHVICMFPAYQSLYEVARAVGCELSFWRFRQTGQGWALDFDALESLLRPHTRAIVVNTPHNPTGYALSDAELRALCALAAGRGIHVIADEVYKGLEDPDGSDENAWHARPAICELYERGVSIGVLSKAYGLPGLRIGWAVSRDRGLLTAMSRFKNYLSICCAAPSEELALVALCHAPAILARNRGIVRANLALADAFFARHAGLFTHNRPLAGPIGFHKIHIDGPMEGFCERLAREAGVLLLPGSVYGMDEPYFRMGYGRRNFGENLARFESWLAEAKLD, encoded by the coding sequence ATGCGGATTCCCGATTTTGAACTGGAAGTGTTTTTCGGCAAGCATGAATTTTCCGCGCCCCACCTTCTGGCCCAGTCCGACTGCGAGGCCTTGAGCATCGCGGAACTGCTGGCCTTGGAGCCGGACCCGGCCGGAGCGCGCGAGGCCTTTCTGCAAACTCGGCTCGGCTATGCCGAAAATGACGGCAAACCGGAACTCAGGCAGGCCATAGCCCGTCTGTACCGGAATGCGGACAATGACCGGGTGTTGGTGCAGACCGGCGCGCAGGAAGGCATTTTTTCCTGCCTGAATGTGCTGCTGGAAAAGGGCGATCACGTGATCTGCATGTTCCCGGCCTACCAATCCCTGTATGAGGTGGCGCGGGCCGTGGGCTGCGAGCTGTCTTTCTGGCGCTTCCGCCAGACAGGGCAAGGCTGGGCCCTGGATTTCGACGCATTGGAATCCCTGCTCCGTCCCCATACCAGGGCCATTGTCGTCAACACTCCCCACAATCCCACGGGCTACGCTCTGAGTGACGCGGAACTGCGCGCGCTCTGCGCCCTTGCGGCCGGGCGCGGCATCCATGTGATCGCCGATGAGGTTTACAAAGGCCTGGAAGACCCGGACGGCTCGGATGAAAACGCCTGGCATGCCCGTCCCGCGATCTGCGAGCTGTATGAGCGGGGCGTTTCCATCGGCGTGCTCTCCAAGGCCTACGGCCTGCCGGGCCTGCGCATCGGCTGGGCCGTCAGCCGCGACCGGGGCCTGCTTACGGCCATGAGCCGCTTCAAAAATTATCTGAGCATCTGTTGCGCCGCGCCCTCGGAGGAGCTGGCCCTGGTGGCCCTGTGCCACGCTCCGGCCATTCTGGCGCGCAACCGGGGCATTGTCCGGGCTAATCTGGCTCTGGCCGACGCTTTTTTCGCCCGGCACGCGGGCCTGTTTACCCACAACCGCCCCCTGGCCGGGCCCATCGGCTTCCACAAAATCCATATCGACGGCCCGATGGAGGGCTTTTGCGAGCGCCTGGCGCGTGAGGCCGGGGTATTGCTCCTGCCCGGCAGCGTCTACGGCATGGACGAGCCCTATTTCCGCATGGGCTACGGCCGCCGCAACTTCGGGGAGAATCTGGCGCGGTTCGAGTCTTGGCTGGCCGAAGCCAAACTGGATTGA
- a CDS encoding diguanylate cyclase domain-containing protein: protein MYQCTLRIRICGADAELENILRSVPPRERFEHVFVSGGPGPDCRDLERDDVIFLKAGRISCLPEIRGAAKAGARIILLAPDPAEAAGLPDGIWDHIDDLWAGPCGAAALAARFGRLLDGLKLQRDSRLTHYYLDAVINATPSLIWFKDAVGAHLKVNDSFCRTVGKSKEDIEGRGHYYIWDLKKEEYEKGEYVCLETDTVVMEEGKTRVFDEFVKSKQGMRQFKTWKSPLFDDDGRIMGTVGVAHDVTNLATMSAELELLLGSLPFAVMITDAEDHIVNINEKFKEFFAVADSDVLGGDCRAWRENAMSGGQLVREEERAELRWKLNGREIVLDVQEQDILDVFSNRIGAIVIFRDVTLEREFERRLSRHANTDVLTGLYNRRYFYEHAQPGGTNGAESLLYVDLDHFKSVNDRWGHQAGDQALVTVAELLRASCPQAVVARLGGDEFALYWGDRPLDFLIRKARLLVKLVREAFRSSEALRLIAPSIGIVRCDEAGLTLDELIRRADVAMYTAKRGKLGYCVYEPGLEKRSDEALRSGAPDDEGAHADSRF from the coding sequence ATGTACCAGTGTACATTACGGATCAGAATCTGCGGCGCTGATGCGGAGCTGGAAAATATTCTGCGTTCCGTGCCGCCGCGTGAGCGCTTTGAGCATGTCTTCGTCAGCGGCGGCCCCGGTCCGGACTGCCGTGATCTGGAGCGGGACGACGTCATTTTTCTGAAGGCCGGGCGGATTTCCTGCCTGCCCGAAATACGCGGCGCGGCCAAAGCGGGCGCTCGCATCATCCTTCTGGCCCCTGACCCGGCGGAGGCCGCCGGGCTGCCGGACGGCATCTGGGATCATATCGACGATCTCTGGGCCGGGCCGTGCGGCGCGGCGGCGCTTGCCGCCCGTTTCGGAAGGCTGCTTGACGGCCTGAAGCTGCAACGGGATTCCCGCCTCACGCACTACTATCTGGATGCGGTCATCAACGCCACGCCCTCCCTGATCTGGTTCAAGGACGCGGTGGGCGCGCACCTCAAGGTCAACGACAGTTTTTGCCGGACCGTGGGCAAAAGCAAAGAAGACATTGAAGGGCGGGGCCATTATTATATCTGGGATCTGAAAAAGGAAGAATACGAAAAGGGCGAGTACGTCTGTCTGGAAACAGACACCGTGGTCATGGAAGAGGGCAAGACCCGCGTTTTTGACGAATTCGTCAAGAGCAAGCAGGGCATGCGCCAGTTCAAAACCTGGAAGTCGCCTCTTTTCGACGATGACGGACGGATCATGGGCACAGTGGGCGTGGCCCATGACGTGACCAACCTGGCCACCATGAGCGCCGAGCTGGAGCTGCTGCTGGGCAGCCTGCCTTTTGCCGTGATGATCACCGACGCGGAGGATCACATCGTCAATATCAACGAAAAATTCAAGGAATTTTTCGCGGTGGCCGACAGCGATGTGCTGGGCGGCGATTGCCGGGCATGGCGGGAAAATGCCATGTCCGGAGGCCAGCTGGTCCGGGAGGAAGAGCGCGCGGAACTGCGCTGGAAACTCAACGGCCGGGAGATTGTCCTGGATGTCCAGGAACAGGATATTCTGGATGTTTTTTCCAACAGAATCGGGGCCATCGTAATTTTTCGCGACGTCACGCTGGAGCGGGAGTTCGAGCGGCGGCTGTCGCGCCACGCCAATACCGACGTCCTGACCGGGCTGTACAACCGGCGCTATTTCTATGAGCATGCGCAGCCCGGAGGGACGAACGGGGCTGAAAGCCTGCTTTATGTGGACCTGGACCATTTCAAGAGCGTCAATGACCGCTGGGGGCATCAGGCGGGCGATCAGGCCCTGGTCACGGTGGCGGAGCTTTTGCGCGCCTCCTGTCCCCAGGCCGTGGTGGCTCGCCTGGGCGGCGACGAATTCGCCCTTTACTGGGGCGACCGGCCTCTGGATTTTCTGATCCGCAAGGCGCGGCTCCTGGTGAAACTGGTGCGTGAAGCCTTTCGCTCTTCAGAGGCCTTGCGGCTCATTGCCCCCAGCATCGGCATCGTGCGTTGCGACGAAGCCGGTCTGACCCTGGACGAGCTGATCCGCCGGGCGGATGTGGCCATGTATACGGCCAAGCGCGGCAAACTGGGCTACTGCGTCTACGAACCGGGTCTGGAAAAGCGTTCGGACGAAGCTCTCCGGAGCGGCGCGCCGGACGATGAGGGAGCGCATGCGGATTCCCGATTTTGA